Proteins encoded in a region of the Drosophila sechellia strain sech25 chromosome 2L, ASM438219v1, whole genome shotgun sequence genome:
- the LOC6617774 gene encoding beta-1,4-glucuronyltransferase 1 translates to MFRLFGLLISLIVLSFVLGISCLEKGTLAKLKKFVNCESKAYKSSHAIYKDYWVLENYVMAEHGDIPCYSNVTYTTHADYTYLDNVVPLLERWRSPLSLAIYAPGTDFEPTIQSILYLLQCHPGHDLVRQLCSIHLYFDVEHLPQVVLPPETALKEPANCNGPPPYVNVFKGNMYRAQNTLDYPVNMGRNIARRASLTHYVLASDIELYPTPGLVSDYLHFLGRQVIGIPGQQPTSPLVHVLRIFEVMSNVSVPNTKPELQEMLKSGEAVPFHMDICEACHRGPNLEEWINASVVSQELNVFNVGHRSENNNNWEPIFVGTVEDPPYDERLTWEGQRDKMTQAYAMCVLDYEFHILDNAFLVHKPGIKQPGNRKEIFPQERRNNGLINKKISREMRMTYGTRSGCVI, encoded by the exons atGTTTCGACTCTTTGGCCTTCTGATCTCACTCATAGTCCTTAGTTTTGTCCTGGGTATCAGTTGTCTGGAGAAGGGCACCCTGGCCAAGCTGAAAAAGTTCGTGAACTGCGAGTCTAAGGCTTACAAGTCCAGCCATGCGATCTACAAGGATTACTGGGTGCTGGAGAACTATGTGATGGCGGAACACGGCGATATTCCGTGCTATTCGAATGTGACCTACACCACCCATGCAGACTATACGTATCTGGATAATGTGGTGCCCCTTCTGGAACGCTGGCGATCACCCCTCAGCCTGGCCATATATGCTCCTGGCACCGACTTCGAGCCCACTATACAGAGCATTCTTTACCTGCTTCAGTGCCATCCTGGCCACGACCTGGTTCGCCAGCTGTGCAGCATTCATTTGTACTTCGACGTGGAGCACTTGCCCCAGGTGGTGCTGCCACCCGAAACGGCTCTAAAGGAGCCAGCCAACTGTAATGGACCCCCGCCGTATGTGAATGTCTTTAAAGGGAACATGTACAGGGCTCAAAACACACTGGATTATCCCGTCAATATGGGACGCAACATCGCACGCCGGGCTTCGCTGACGCACTACGTCCTGGCCTCGGACATCGAGCTCTATCCCACGCCCGGATTGGTGTCCGACTATTTGCATTTTCTTGGCCGCCAA GTGATTGGAATTCCAGGACAGCAGCCCACATCGCCGTTGGTCCATGTGCTGCGGATTTTCGAGGTGATGTCCAATGTATCTGTTCCGAACACCAAGCCTGAGTTGCAAGAGATGTTGAAGTCGGGCGAAGCAGTGCCCTTTCACATGGACATCTGTGAGGCGTGCCATAGGGGACCCAACCTGGAGGAGTGGATAAATGCGAGCGTCGTCTCCCAGGAACTGAATGTCTTCAATGTTGGCCACCGCTCggaaaataacaacaattgGGAGCCAATATTTGTGGGTACCGTCGAGGATCCACCCTACGATGAGCGATTAACGTGGGAGGGTCAGCGGGACAAGATGACCCAGGCGTATGCCATGTGTGTTCTGGACTACGAGTTCCATATCCTAGACAACGCCTTCCTGGTCCATAAGCCCGGCATCAAACAGCCCGGCAATCGTAAGGAGATCTTTCCTCAAGAACGCCGAAACAATGGGCTGATCAATAAAAAGATATCCAGGGAGATGCGGATGACGTACGGTACTCGAAGTGGATGCGTTATTTAG